Below is a genomic region from Botrytis cinerea B05.10 chromosome 2, complete sequence.
AGGGTTGTTTGATCCCGCAGTACGATAGTGATCTAAGTTTAAATTTGTGGAATTTATACTGACTGTGAAAGGTTTCTATCGCGTTATTCTTTGTCGGTGCAATCGATTTGACTCGATGTGTTCTACTTTGTATAGCACAATGCTTGGGTGCAATTGCTGCTTCTGCAATGGCTTATGGTTTATATCATGGAGGTCTACATACGGCAACTACACTTAAGCCTGGCATGAGTCCAGCACAGGGAGTCATTGTTGAGATGATACTTACATGTCAGCTTTGTTTTACAGTTCTGATGCTCGCAGCCGAAAAGCATGAGGCGACATTTTTGGCACCTCTGGGTATCGGACTATCTGTGTTCATAGGGGAACTAGCCGGTATGCTGGCCCAGATCTATCCCAAGAGATCTACCAGACTCATACTAATAAAAACAAGGCGTCTTCTGGACCGGCGGTTCCATGAATCCAGCCCGCTCCCTCGGTCCCGCAGTCGTAACCTTAAGTTTCCCAAGTTACCACTGGATCTACTGGGTCGGCCCTATTGCCGGCGCCGGCCTAGCAAGCATAATCTACAAACTAATCAAAGCACTCGAATACGAAACCGCACAGCTTTCCGAAGGTGAAATGCACGCTCATCCCGTCGAAGATTCAGAGAAAGCATCTGGACATACGGGCCCCTGTGAATGTATGTGTTTCAAAGTGGCGGCTCAAGGACAATCATCGGCTGCTAGTACGCTACAAGTCGCTACGACGGACGCGAGGAAAAGTTCGAGTTTAGTTCCGACAAAGAGCACGAAGAGTGGGAACTCGGAGGTGAAGAAAACTGAGACGGTGGTGGAGGAGCCGGCAAAGACTCAGCCGAAGCCTGCTCCTGCTGCTGATGATGGTTTCTTCGGGGAGATGTATGCAGATTGAGTTAAATGTTAGAACATGGTTCGAGGAAGGAGATTGGTATTATTGTTTGTCTAAAGTTGAACGATTGCGTCATAGGATTGGTTTAgtgaattattgaataacTTCTCCCCCTTTCGGGATGATTGGGGTAGTTGATGATAAGGTTCTGTGTGGGCATGAGAGgatgatttcaaaatattctatcttttttcttccaaatGCAAATGGTACAATAACTTTCCTCACATGTCTGTATGAATTCTTTGTGAGTTTGACTCCGCCTTGAACATTGATCCTTTCGACTATGCGAGAAGCCAACTTCAGTCCTTCATATTATACGTATCACTCGGGATAATAATCTGTTTCACAGCTAGTTTTGGAGTTCAACCTCATACATATGAACCTCGACGAGAACAACCGGCTGCTGATGAATTGATGACACTATCTTTGTGTCTGTGTGCCTACATGTCACTGATAGAAAGCTAGAGAATGGAGACAATTTAGGTGAATGGAGGATTTCAATAAGTTGGAATGTTTCTCGTCTGTTGCCCATGGTA
It encodes:
- the Bcaqp5 gene encoding Bcaqp5, translated to MSVTTLNGQPTLNISGPGQTALSRLDPLKKVFTKFFSSIPQKVRGHVVAVIGELIGTTAFLFIAFSAAEVALASANDNKGDKVSYETKSISTTQILFIAFGAGISLVVNAWTFFRISGGLFDPAVSIALFFVGAIDLTRCVLLCIAQCLGAIAASAMAYGLYHGGLHTATTLKPGMSPAQGVIVEMILTCQLCFTVLMLAAEKHEATFLAPLGIGLSVFIGELAGVFWTGGSMNPARSLGPAVVTLSFPSYHWIYWVGPIAGAGLASIIYKLIKALEYETAQLSEGEMHAHPVEDSEKASGHTGPCECMCFKVAAQGQSSAASTLQVATTDARKSSSLVPTKSTKSGNSEVKKTETVVEEPAKTQPKPAPAADDGFFGEMYAD